The Deltaproteobacteria bacterium genome window below encodes:
- a CDS encoding sodium:proton antiporter: MHASRPRPLARPRLTPLLSIGALALAAAPATALANEAGGAHHHPPPTWMVVFFVVMLLSIAIIPLTKLEHWWHSNLNKLLLGLALSLYPVVWLTMIEPNFGELGLKLHEYASFITLLGALFYISGGIYLAGDLKCTPQSNTAFLAFGTVIASLIGTTGASMLLIRPVLRANRERRFVVHTVVFFIFLVSNVGGSLLPLGDPPLFLGYLQGVPFLWTTGLWKEMSVVAGMLLVLYFVVDRHFYGRESAEARRSDLAHATPLKIEGAINVVWLLGIVACAAFIRDEHGIFVREAAMVGCMLGSRFTSPAETRVKNSFSWFPILEVAALFIGIFLTMIPALLILQSSGDQLGVDTPAKFFWASGVLSSFLDNAPTYLVFFETAGGMTERGLLSGALVPGTNVPEVILVAISCGSVFMGANSYIGNGPNFMVKAIAEESKVVMPSFFGYMKWSVAILIPSFVLVTLIFF, from the coding sequence ATGCACGCGTCTCGCCCTCGCCCGCTCGCCCGCCCTCGCCTCACCCCCCTGCTGTCGATCGGCGCGCTCGCGTTGGCGGCGGCGCCGGCGACCGCGCTCGCCAACGAGGCGGGCGGCGCCCACCACCACCCGCCGCCGACGTGGATGGTCGTGTTCTTCGTGGTGATGCTGCTGTCGATCGCGATCATCCCGCTGACCAAGCTCGAGCACTGGTGGCACAGCAACCTCAACAAGCTGCTGCTTGGCCTCGCGCTCTCGCTGTACCCGGTCGTGTGGCTCACGATGATCGAGCCGAACTTCGGCGAGCTCGGCCTCAAGCTCCACGAGTACGCCAGCTTCATCACGCTGCTGGGCGCGCTGTTCTACATCTCGGGCGGCATCTACCTGGCCGGCGACCTCAAGTGCACGCCGCAGTCGAACACCGCGTTCCTCGCGTTCGGCACCGTCATCGCTTCGCTCATCGGCACCACCGGCGCATCCATGCTGCTCATCCGCCCGGTGCTGCGGGCAAACCGCGAGCGCCGCTTCGTGGTGCACACGGTGGTCTTCTTCATCTTCCTGGTCTCGAACGTCGGCGGCTCGCTGCTGCCACTGGGCGACCCGCCGCTGTTCCTCGGCTACCTGCAAGGCGTGCCGTTCCTGTGGACCACGGGACTGTGGAAAGAGATGTCGGTCGTCGCCGGCATGCTGCTGGTGCTGTACTTCGTGGTCGATCGCCACTTCTACGGCCGTGAGAGCGCCGAGGCCCGTCGCTCCGACCTCGCCCACGCCACGCCGCTCAAGATCGAGGGTGCGATCAACGTCGTGTGGCTGCTCGGCATCGTGGCCTGCGCGGCCTTCATCCGCGACGAGCACGGCATCTTCGTGCGCGAGGCCGCGATGGTGGGCTGCATGCTGGGCTCCCGGTTCACCTCGCCGGCCGAGACCCGCGTGAAGAACTCGTTCTCGTGGTTCCCGATCCTCGAGGTCGCCGCGTTGTTCATCGGCATCTTCCTGACGATGATCCCGGCGCTGCTGATCCTGCAGTCGAGCGGCGATCAGCTCGGCGTCGACACGCCAGCGAAGTTCTTCTGGGCCTCGGGCGTGCTGTCGAGCTTCCTCGACAATGCCCCCACCTACCTGGTGTTCTTCGAGACCGCCGGCGGCATGACGGAGCGCGGGTTGCTGAGCGGCGCGCTGGTGCCCGGCACCAACGTCCCCGAGGTGATCCTCGTCGCCATCTCGTGCGGATCGGTCTTCATGGGCGCCAACTCGTACATCGGCAACGGGCCGAACTTCATGGTCAAGGCCATCGCCGAGGAGTCGAAGGTCGTGATGCCGAGCTTCTTCGGCTACATGAAGTGGAGCGTGGCGATCCTCATCCCGTCGTTCGTGCTGGTGACGCTGATCTTCTTCTAG